Proteins encoded by one window of Aquipuribacter hungaricus:
- a CDS encoding DUF1697 domain-containing protein, with protein MSDRVALLPRGINLGARNRLSMPALRDLLGAHGVAGVQTYVASGNVVVDRGDEEPGALRDRVRALVAEHLGLDVLWVVRGREEVDATVAADPLGVLPDVAGSPARHSVLFLDGDPDPDAVAALDPDAYLPEQVAVVGRDVHSWHPEGLRVSRLDPFVRALGVDGTARNWRTVLRLQQMLGGG; from the coding sequence GTGAGCGACCGGGTGGCGCTGCTGCCCCGCGGGATCAACCTCGGGGCCCGCAACAGGCTGTCCATGCCGGCCCTGCGGGACCTGCTCGGGGCGCACGGCGTCGCCGGCGTGCAGACGTACGTCGCCAGCGGCAACGTCGTCGTCGACCGGGGCGACGAGGAGCCGGGCGCGCTCCGTGACCGGGTCCGCGCCCTGGTCGCCGAGCACCTCGGCCTGGACGTGCTGTGGGTCGTCCGGGGTCGCGAGGAGGTCGACGCGACCGTCGCCGCCGACCCGCTGGGCGTCCTCCCCGACGTGGCGGGCTCCCCGGCCCGGCACTCCGTCCTGTTCCTCGACGGCGACCCCGACCCGGACGCCGTCGCCGCGCTGGACCCCGACGCGTACCTGCCCGAGCAGGTCGCGGTCGTCGGCCGGGACGTGCACAGCTGGCACCCCGAGGGCCTGCGGGTGTCCCGCCTGGACCCGTTCGTCCGCGCGCTCGGCGTCGACGGCACGGCGCGGAACTGGCGGACGGTCCTGCGGCTGCAGCAGATGCTCGGCGGCGGCTGA